The Lichenihabitans psoromatis genomic interval GAGGTGGATGCCGCATTCGGTTTTGGACTTACCCCGCCAACGGCCGGCTCGCGCGTCTTCGCCCGGCTTCACCGGTGAGGTGCACGGAATGCAGCCGATCGACAGGTAGTTCTTGGCGACGAGCCGATGCCGGGGCAAATCATGCGCGTCGAGATAGGAGAGGATGCGGGTGGCCGACCAACTCGCGAGTGGGTTGATCTTCGTCCGTGTGCCTTCGGCCTCGAACAGCGGCAGCGCGGCCCGCGTGTCGCTTTGAAACCGCTTGCGGCCCGTGATCCAGGCGTCGAAGCCGTCGACGGCGCGGCCTAGCGGCATCACCTTGCGGACTTCGCAACATTGGTCGGGGTTGGTCGACCACAAGAACGTCTCGGGGTCGAAGGCGGCGATATCCTCGGGCGTTGGTGAAAAGGCCTGGACGTTGGTGAGGCCGAGCAAGGCCACGAGTTCGTCCCGATAAGCCAGAGTCTCGGGGAATAAGTGACCCGTATCGACGAAAATGACCGGCGTCGCCGTGTCGATGGTCGAGACCATATGGAGCAAGACAGCCGAGTCCGCCCCAAAGCTCGACACCAATGCGATGCGGCCGGGATACAGGTCCTGGATCGCGAGCCGCAGGACTGCGCGCGCGTCGAGAGCGACGAAACGCTCCTCGAACCGTGACGCAGCCGTGTAGTCGCCGAAAAGACTGACGTCCAAAACGCCCATGGGACTAGATTCCTGCGCCCGTGTCTTTTTCGTAGAGCGCTTGCTTAAAGGGAGCCATGCCGACGCGGCGGAACGCCGTCAGGAACGTCTCGGATTTGTCGTGCCGCAGCCCAAGATAAGTGTCGACCACCGTCTCGACGGCATCGACCACGTCCTCGGACGAAAAGCCTGGGCCGGTCAGATCACCCAGCGAACATGTCTCGTCGGCGGTCCCGCCAAGCGTGATCTGGTAGGTTTCGACGCCTTTGCGCTCAAGACCAAGAATGCCGATGTGGCCGACGTGGTGATGGCCGCAAGCATTGATGCAGCCCGAGATCTTGATCTTGAGATCACCAACCTCGATGGCGCGAGCGCCTTCGCCGAACCGCTCCGAAATCCGTTGCGCCACAGGGATCGAGCGGGCCGTCGCCAGCGCGCAATAATCGAGACCGGGGCAGGCGATGATATCGGTCACCAAGCCGACATTCGGGGTCGCGAGACCAACGGCCTGTAAGGCATCGTAGATCACCGGGAGATCGTCGAGAGCGACATGCGGCAACACGAGATTCTGCTCATGCGTGACCCGCAATTCGTCATAGGAATGCCAATTGGCAAGATCGGCAACGGCTTCCATCTGCTCCGCCGTCGCGTCCCCCGGAATGCCGCCGATCGGCTTTAGCGAGATCGTCACGATGCCGTAGCCCGGCACCTTATGGGGCGTGACATTGGTGTCGACGAAGGCCGCAAAACGCGCATCTGCTGCGCGCCGCTTGGCGGTCGCGGGTGCGTCGGCGGTGCGCGACTCGAGCGGCGG includes:
- a CDS encoding phosphoadenylyl-sulfate reductase, translating into MGVLDVSLFGDYTAASRFEERFVALDARAVLRLAIQDLYPGRIALVSSFGADSAVLLHMVSTIDTATPVIFVDTGHLFPETLAYRDELVALLGLTNVQAFSPTPEDIAAFDPETFLWSTNPDQCCEVRKVMPLGRAVDGFDAWITGRKRFQSDTRAALPLFEAEGTRTKINPLASWSATRILSYLDAHDLPRHRLVAKNYLSIGCIPCTSPVKPGEDARAGRWRGKSKTECGIHLGVVSGGAGI